TTGTGCCCAACAACGGTTAAAAAGCCTCCGTAGTCGGCTTTTGTTTTCGGTCAGACATGCCTGTCATATTGGCAATTATTAATACTTATTCATGGGTAGGCAGAAGACGCCAGATGAGAAAGCGCTTAAACACGGGGTAAAAACCCGCGTTGATGACGCCACTATGAAAAAATTGCAATCACTGCTCGCCTGTAGCCGGCATCGCAATGTCTCGGAGCTGCTGCGTCAAATCCTGATGGAGAAACCTATCGCGATCTACACTGTTGACCACTCAGCAGGAGCAGCTATCGAGGAGCTATCACGTGTCCGCAAACAGATTGATAAAATCGGCGTAAACATTAATCAGGTCGTGCGCGATTTTCACGCTTCCACGTCTGCAACCATCAAGTTTACCCTTGCGCAGGAACTTGCTGGTCTACAAGACGAAATAAACATCACCCTTAAACAAATGGAGCCCCACATCCAGGTACTTACCCGGATATGGTTGCAAGAATAATTTTTGGCAAGCAGGTGGGGAAAGCCATCAGGTACAATGAAAATAAAGTGCAGGAAAAAATTGCCACCTGCCTCCAAGCAAACGGTATCGGATGGAATGATACTACCCTCAGCGCCCAGGCGAAAGAACGTTTCTTTCAGGATTTAACCAGCAGGAACCAGGGAGCCAACACCAATGCACTTCACATCAGCCTGAACTTCCATCCTTCAGAAAAGGACCGCCTGACTGATAATTTACTTCAGGAAATCGTCGCCAGGTACATGGAGGGAATAGGATTTGGCGATCAACCATTTCTTGTGTATCGCCACACCGATACCCATCATCCACATGTGCATATAGTCACTACCAATATCAGATATGATGGCACCCAGATCAATACACAGTGGATACGGCAGAGGAAGTCTGAACCCACCCGGATGTTCCTGGAAAAAGAATACGGCCTTATTCCGGCATCTGGCAGAGTAGTTGACACTTTGCTACCTTTTCAGGCGCTTGAAGATCCTGCAATGGAGTATGGTGAATCAGAGCTAAAGGCC
Above is a genomic segment from Chitinophaga pollutisoli containing:
- the mobC gene encoding plasmid mobilization relaxosome protein MobC — its product is MGRQKTPDEKALKHGVKTRVDDATMKKLQSLLACSRHRNVSELLRQILMEKPIAIYTVDHSAGAAIEELSRVRKQIDKIGVNINQVVRDFHASTSATIKFTLAQELAGLQDEINITLKQMEPHIQVLTRIWLQE